GCCCGCAGGGTCCGCGATAGCGGACGCCCGGACGCGCTGCAGGATCGGCACCGGTCGCGCGCCGACGACCATGCTCGCGGCGCATCCGCCGGACCGACGGCCGCGATCGACGAAGGGACGCGACATGACCGACACCCGCGCGCGGATCTGGATTCCCCTCGTCGCCGCCGCGCTGACATGTTGCGGGCTTTCGATAGCGCGCGCGGCGCCGGACGAGGAGCTGCTGGGCAAGGGGCTCGGCTATCCCGTCGGCACGCGCGCCACGTGGTTCGCCGACGAGAAGGTGCGGGTCGGCTCGTTCAGCCAGCTCGACAGCATCCTGCCGCACAACACGCTGGCGCGCGCAGAGGCGCCGCGGCCGCTGCCCGCCGCCGCCGAGACGCCGGCCTACGTCTACGCCGGCCGCACGATCGACGATTTCCTCGCGCGGCGGCGGATCACCGGGCTGATGGTGATCAAGGACGGCGTCGTCCAGATCGAGCGCTACCAGTACGACCGCACGCCGGCGCACCGGTTCCTGTCGAACTCGATGGCCAAGTCGATCACCTCGATCGCGGTCGGCATCGCGCTCCAGGAAGGACTGATCAAGTCGCTGGACGACAACGCCGCCGTCTACGTCCCCGAGCTGGCCGGCGCGCCCTACGGCGAGACGCCGATCCGGGCGCTCTTGCGCATGTCGTCGGGCGTCAAGTTCAGCGAGCGCTATGACGGCAACGACGACCTCATGAAATACGTGTTGCGCCAGCACCGCGAGGGGACATTCGCGGCGTTGCGCGGCTTCTCGACCCGCGACCTGCCGCCGGGGCAGCGCTTCCAGTACGCCTCGGTCGAGACCATCGCGCTCGGCCTCGTGGTGCGCGGCGCGACCGGGCGGACGCTGTCGGACTATGTCGCGGAGAAGCTGTGGCGGCCGATGGGCGCCGAGGCCGACGCCACGTGGACGGTCGACCCCGGTCGCGTCGAGTACGCCTGGGGCAATTTCAACGCCACGCTGCGCGACTGGGGACGGCTGGCGATCCTGCTGGCCGACGACGGCGCCCGCGACGACCGCCAGATCATCCCGCGCGACTACCTGCGGGAGGCGACTGATTTCACCCGGCATCCCGCCGCCTTCGCACCCCGGACCGCGACGCCCTACTTCGGGTACGGCTACCAGTTCTGGACGTACCCCACGAAGGTCCGGCGCTTCGCCCTGCTGGGCGTGTTCGGGCAGTCGATCTTCGTCGATCCGCAGCTACGGCTGGCGCTGGTGATCACGGCGGCGCAGCGCGAGGCGAACAGCTCGACCGACGGCTTCGGCGCCGAGCGCGACCAGCTCTGGCGCGCGCTGGTGCAGCACCACGGCGGGAGCTGGTGAGAGGACGCGCGAACGGGCCGGTCTCGCGTAGGCGGCTACGAGCGCGGCTTGTCGATGAACAGCATGAAGCGGGCGAGAGGGCGCTTGAATAGAAGCAGATAGGCGACGTGCGCGCCGACCAGGAGCACCAGCAGATTCGCGAACCACTCGTGCAGCTCGTCGAGAACCCCGCCACCCCGATCCGCATCGCGGCGGCGCCCGGAGCCGCTCGATCCACGTTCGCCTCCGCCGGCCTCGGGCGGCGCGGGCGCGTTGATCGTGGCCACGCCGATCGCCCGCCCGCGGTCCATCGCGATCCCGCTCGCGGTCACTCCGATCAGGCAGGCCGCGATGGCCGCGAGCAGCGTGCGGCTGATCGCCGGGTGGGTCATCGCGTTGCCGAGCTTGAGGCCGTCGAAGATCGGATAGAAGCGAGACAGTCCAAGGTGACGCAGCCCCGTCGCCGCCGCGACGAGCCGCAACACGATCGCGCCGGCCACCCCATAGCCAAGCCAAGCGTGTATCCGGCCGGTCTCGCCGGTGGCGTAGGCCAGAACGACGAGTATCGCGAGGACCGCGTGGTAGGCGCGAAGGAACTTCAAGATCGACGGCATGCGGCCTTCCTTCGGATCGACGCCCGGGGGGCGGGACGGAACGAGAGGCTGGCAGCAATGGGACTCCACCCCGCAAAGCCTCCAAGGGCAGGCGAATCGGCGCGCCCTTGCGCCGGGCCGGCGCGAGGCCGCTGACGCGCAGTGCGTCCGCGCGGCCGGGCCCGCCCCTGGATCTCGATGGCGCCGCGGCGCTATGGGCGCTTCCTGTACAGAGCGCAGGAATCCAGACGGGCGGGGTGGTTCTTCAGAGATCCGAGGGTGCGGACCCGGGCGCTGGCGCAGCGCGCGTTCAATGCGTGACGGGCCGCCGCGTCGAGCGTCGCGTGCCGCGCGCCGTCGGCGGAGTAGCCGCGGGCGCGCAAGCCCGTCTCGACGTCCCAGAAATCGATGCACCGGCCCGAATCGGCCAGTTCGTCCATCGTGGCGCGCATCGATGCGCTCCGTGCGCCGGTGATCGTCATGTCCATCCCCTCGGTGTCGGGCCCTCCCGATGGGCGGACTCTGTCACCGACCCGGCCCCGCGCGTGTGCAATGCGGCACACGCCCGTTGATTCGCCGCCGCCGGCGGAGGCCGGGGCCCGCTCAGGTGTCGAAGGTCGTGCCCTCCGACGTCGTCCTGGCGATGTCGCCGTCGAGCACGACGTGGCCGCTGT
The genomic region above belongs to Rhodospirillales bacterium and contains:
- a CDS encoding cytochrome b/b6 domain-containing protein: MPSILKFLRAYHAVLAILVVLAYATGETGRIHAWLGYGVAGAIVLRLVAAATGLRHLGLSRFYPIFDGLKLGNAMTHPAISRTLLAAIAACLIGVTASGIAMDRGRAIGVATINAPAPPEAGGGERGSSGSGRRRDADRGGGVLDELHEWFANLLVLLVGAHVAYLLLFKRPLARFMLFIDKPRS
- a CDS encoding serine hydrolase, coding for MTDTRARIWIPLVAAALTCCGLSIARAAPDEELLGKGLGYPVGTRATWFADEKVRVGSFSQLDSILPHNTLARAEAPRPLPAAAETPAYVYAGRTIDDFLARRRITGLMVIKDGVVQIERYQYDRTPAHRFLSNSMAKSITSIAVGIALQEGLIKSLDDNAAVYVPELAGAPYGETPIRALLRMSSGVKFSERYDGNDDLMKYVLRQHREGTFAALRGFSTRDLPPGQRFQYASVETIALGLVVRGATGRTLSDYVAEKLWRPMGAEADATWTVDPGRVEYAWGNFNATLRDWGRLAILLADDGARDDRQIIPRDYLREATDFTRHPAAFAPRTATPYFGYGYQFWTYPTKVRRFALLGVFGQSIFVDPQLRLALVITAAQREANSSTDGFGAERDQLWRALVQHHGGSW